caggaccaggactaCAACACTGAGTATTGGGACCCAGGCGaacaacatatcctggtctctattctcaCGACTATAACACTGAGTATTGGGACCCTTGCcaacaacatatcctggtctctattctcaggactataacactgagtattgggacccaggccaacaacatatcctggtctctattctcaggactataacactgagtattgggacccaggccaacaacatatcctggtctctattctcaggaccaggactacaacactgagtattgggacccaggccaacaacatatcctggtctcCTCTACATACTCAAATAGTCTTTCTTTTAAACAGTCTTTATTAAAACATTTATGTGGAATCAGCATGAAATCAGCATGAAAATATATGAATATTGGTCTCTCCATGTTCACCAAACATTAGTATGTCCAGATGTAACAAATGAAGTTATGGGTCTTTGCTAATGTAGTCCTGTACATTAGCTAATGTAATTAATTGGCAAGAGTTTTGCTCAGAAACAGCAAATGCACTAGGTGACATCATTTCTGCATTAGCCAAATGTAATTATTGGCCTGATCTCTTCTCAGAAATGGCAAATGTAATTAGTGACATCTAATTATCTCCCACACACTCTCCTTGGGCCATCTAGTGTTGGGAATGACATACACATGAACATACAGTGTAACCAAAGTATAATACTAGAATTAAATTACAGTGagattatatatatgtatagtaCTTACATGTGACAGTGAGTCTCTTCAGCAGAGGGGAGATCCTCATGGCCGTTTACGGCACAGGAGTATCTGTCTGTATCCTCACTGCTGACTGGGTCTAGGTAGATATTTTGGTATTTGGGTTGGTGAGACGTCCGTTCTTGTACCAGATGTAGGTGGGGTTGTCAGtcagagtacaggtggtgctacaggtcagtgtcagtcTGTCCCTCTGTCACTATAGTTGGAACATTTGCCTTCAGGCCTGGGATTAGAAATAAACATTATAACCTTTTCAATTTATCCAACAACCATTGTAATCAAATGACACAAGACATTCATATTACATACAGACTATCATTCCTAATgtactgtataatgtcaaattAAAACAGATTTCCAAAGGCTTTAATGTAACTGATAAGCATGACAAAATAGTGTACCTGTGACAGACAGCCTGACTCCAGGACTGCCAGAATATCTGTCACTTGTCACACTTTGAAAGACATGACCTTGAATGATCTGAGTCTTGAATGTGAACCAGTCCTcagctgagtctctctctctcaggtctgtgATTCTCAGGGTGCAGCTACTCACTATGTCCCCATAGTACTCCACACGATAATCATTCTGAGGTTTCACACCAGACCATCTATAGAACCATGATGTCTCTGTGACTGTATGACCTCTGGGATATGTGTAAGAGCAGGACAGATCCACTGTTGACCTCTTCAAGGCACAAATACTCTGAGGGTGTAAGTCACACTCCAACCATCCTGCCCCAGTATCACTGCAACACAATCACACATCAAAAGGATATTAAATTAGGCACAGACCTATTAGCTCACACAGACAGTTTGTCAACACTTTGTTGCCATAGTTGCTGCGTTCAGTGTGAATAACAACCATGGAGAAGCATCACaagatgtgttgttgtctctaccttcttgccctttgtgcttttgtctgtgcccaataatgtttgtaccatgttgtgttgctaccatgttgttgtcatgttgtgttgctaccatgctgtgttgtcttgtgttgctgccttgctatgttgttgtcttaggtctctctttatgtagtgttgtctctcttgtcgtgatgtgtgttgtaGTGGTTGGATGGTTGgagtgtgatatatatatatatataaatcccagccccagtccccGCAAGAGGCCTTTTGGAAGCCCGTCattgactttcctagttaaataaaggttcaataaatgtTAAAAATCCCTCTGAAGCAGTTTGTTACACAGTTGCTGAGAGATGTGTGTAAACCACAGGCCTGTGTATCTATTCCTGCTTTTCTCAAGCCAGTTGTTACGTCTCCCTCCCTTCAGCCATAGAAACATCAAGACAACAAACACACTTTATAACTGGTGAATAACTACACCTGACAGTCTAATTAAGCAGGAAAAATAACTTCTCATAACACTGTAAGTAACGTGTTTCTCTGTCGATTATTTTGAACCTGTTTTATTCTCATGACTATAACGCTGATGGTACTTCACAACATCAGACCACTAGAGTATTACAGGAGTATTGTTGGGAAGTAGGGTCATGGAGATGTTGTCCGTTCTTGTACCAGATGTAGGTGGGGTTGTCAGTCAGAAGACAGGTGGTGCTACAGGTCAGTGTTCTCTTCTATTCCTCTGTGGAGGAAGACACCTTCACCTGCAGCTCTGAATGATTCTAATGAATTATTAGaattagatattatatatatttcctgTGTCGGTCAGAGTTGTTCCAGGGAAGCTGTACCCCCATTCTGTGTTTTAAATCTGAACATGTACTCAGCTGAATCACTTTCAGGTCTGTGATTCCCAGGGTGCAGTCTTTCTCTTTAGTCCCAAGGTACTCAGCACAACCTGCATACTCTGGACCGAGCTCAGAATTTAGGCACCTCATTATATTTCTCTTGAAAGAGTTCTGACCCAGAACACCTAAAACAGTAGGAGGCCCATTCATTTAGATTCTTCAATTATTATtatcaacaaaaatataaagaacaatttctaagattttactgagttacagttcatacaaaAATATCTGTCAATTGTTAggaattaattaggccctaatccatgactgggaatacagatatgactctgttggtcacagacacttTTTAAAAAggtagtcagtatctggtgtgaccaccatttgcctcatgcagtgcgacatctCCTTCATGTAAGacaatgtatttaatgtattgaATACGTGTCGTGGAAATTAACACCAGGGACTCAAAGTAAAACTTCAATGAATAATGATTTATTATCAGGAAGCTGGAGAGGTTTCAGCAAACTTAAAACACCAGAGTACGGTCTGGAGCTCTTTCGGGACAGTCCCGTTAGTTCTCTTATATACTgtttacacagacaagttatatttgcatgatttacatTAATCATAAATTTATTCATCATTGACGTTTGGTTCCTGCATGTGACTGGCACCGTCTCCTATCTTAACTTATTGAACATATTCTGCCAAAAGGTCTAAGGGGTCATGACCGTCTCCCCCTCACATCTCTACCCAGCACCAACAGGAACCAATAATTGTATGAGACAAGATGTACAATTCAAGGCTCTTTCTTCAGACAACAACATTTCCCTCACACATTAATATGAACCTACAATTGTTGAAACATTATTCTACATTATTTAATGGACAACAGGAGTTAATGAAATAAGATACCGAACTCCAAGACGCTTGATACATATGGATCCAGAGCTGCATATCATGCTACACAGGTTACCTTGGTAATCAGACTTAGTAAACTGTTAGCGAATGGGAGATGGATGACTCTTTACAATATGTTTTCTATTGAAACTTCATTTAGAGATCTGAAACTGGTGCCGGAGAGGAGGGAgataaaaaaacaacatatttgTGCATCCTGGTGTTTTTTCAGTGACCCTGAATGAGCAAAGCTCTTTCCACATAGACAGgaataaggtttctctccagtgtgtattcgCTGGTGTGTAGTCAGGGTGAAATCTAGagcaaaactctttccacactgatcacagctataaggcttctctcctgtgtgtatgcgttggtgtTTAGTCAGGTGTCCTGATTGAATGAAGCttttcccacactgatcacagctataaggcttctctcctgtgtgtatgcgttggtgtTCAGTCAGGTGTCCTGATTGAATAAAGCttttcccacactgatcacagctataaggcttctctcctgtgtgtatgcgttggtgtTCAGTCAGGTCTCCTGATCGACTgaagctctttccacactgatcacagctataaggcttctctcctgtgtgtatgcgttggtgtTTAGTCAGGTTTCCTGATTcattgaagctcttcccacactgatcacagctataaggcttctctcctgtgtgtatgcgttggtgtCTAGTCAGCTCTACTGACtgattgaagctcttcccacactgattacagctataaggcttctctcctgtgtgtatgcgttggtgtTTAGTCAGGTTTCCTGAGtgattgaagctcttcccacactgatcacagctataaggcatctctcctgtgtgtatacgttggtGTTCGCTCAGGGTACCTGAAtgattgaagctcttcccacactgatcacagctataaggcttctctcctgtgtgtatgcgttggtgtCTAGTCAGGCCTCCTGATTGAttgaatctcttcccacactgatcacagctataaggctgtcctgtgtgtttttgtgtagtCTGGGATCCTGATTGTTTGAAGCATTTCTCACAATCAAAGTAGGGGGAAGGCCTCTCCCCTGTATGAATTCTCTGATGAGATTTTAAAGTTTTAGATGCAGTGAAACTCTTCCCGCACCGAGAGCAGTGGAACGGTTTCTCTCCGGTGTGAATTTGCTCATGAATAGTCAAGTCTTGTttagcaaaactcttcccacagtcagagcagcagtggtgAGGTTTCTTCCCTATACCTCTATGCCGGTGTTTCGATCTGAAGAGACTATTCTTTTTCTTGTCAGTatcatgatgttgttgaggctccccagatgaTAAGCCCCTCCCTCTAAGAGAGCAACGATTAGGGATGTCCCCTGTGAAACAAAGGCATTGAATAGTTAGGTTTTGCAAATATGAGTCCGTAAACAGATGGGTCCTTCCATGAAATTAAGGCCTTTTGGGTCCCTTTCATATTTTCCAGCAGAAATTGTACATCAGTATTACATTTTAACAAGTTCCTCCATCAACCCTGTGTCACATCAACCCTGTGTCACATCAACCCTGTGTCACATAAACCCTGTGTAACTTCTAGAAAGATTTTAACCCAACTAATACAATAATTACTCCAAGTTTTACCATCGTTGAGTAAAGTTACAAGTCCAGAATAATACGATTATTGTGAAGTCAATTAGTATAAGAGTTTGATTTAAACGTTGACATGCTTTGAATGAacaatttccctaataatcctgtttacatggacacatctaaaAAAATGGacaatcaaaataaacgttcaCTGCACTCGGTCAAAAGAAGTTAGCTGGCGCTGCTTGTGTTAGCACATACACAGATTAAATACACCTCTATAACTCTGATTAaagtgtttacatgtcctaatcatTCTAAAGAATTCTCAGAAAACCAAGTATTTTTAAAGGCGTATCCTTACTTCGGTTATGACCTTACACCAATTAAGGTCAGCAGTGAAAGGTGTTTAATGGCAAATTATGAGTGTGCAtataaagccctagttatttggttactttgacagtcatttctgaacattatttcatttaattagtgattaatttacgtctgtccctcattttaaggtcaacccatGTTGTAATATGGTGAAACTGTTCCTTACATTTTTGGGCAAAAGAAACATCGAACATCAAACAGTCAAATCATAGAGCAAAGGCAGGTAAGCTGGTTCTAGTCTTTTTATCAGTTATCTGGTGTTTTTTGTAGAAAACTGAGCAAGTGAACCATTTTACCCATAAATTGATATGGTAGAATATATTTTTGTGTGATTTGTGGCTGATTTAAAAGGACTATTCTAAACTAGTGGTTTTGTTGTTTTCAGTTGTCCTGATACTTTATTTAGCACATTGGCACTTAGTACAGTATGTATTTTCATATAACCTcttgggaaaacatgtttttatgaagttgaacatgtgctcttcatGAAAGAACGTTAAAATGAGGTGAAATCAAACGTTTGGGGGAGCAAGTTGCACTTCTCAAAATTAGGTGGAACGACCAGATATTTTCATCAGTACATAATGAACCAATTAATTGTTACAGAAGCAGACTGTAATCTAATCCACATGGTTCTTACTTAATGAAATCACATCTCCatgttcctcttctcctctctcagtTCCACTCTGCCCCGGTGTTTTCCTGCAGTCGACCAGAACCAGCAGTAAAGTACGGAGAGGCGGTTGACCTGGGGACTcctggagggtggagggggacaGGCTAGTCTTTTGCTGTTCGACAAGACGTATTACAATTGATCATTAAACCAAATATTATATTAATTCAGTCTAAAACTCTGATTTGGGTGCATCCCTCGAAAATCTCATTTTACCTGAAATGTTAAATCGTTCACTGCAACCCACAAATATAAGAGCGTTGGATTGGTGGAGGCATGGGCTAATTTCCACCGTATTTCTTATACCAGTCATTTCCTATCGAACAGCACGGAAGAGGAGAAACCAGAGGGATAACTGTGCCCAAAATCTGGCTTATTTGATCATATATACATTTTCGTAACGAGTAGGTTGTTAGGAGTGTATTGGTAAAAGTAGGCCACGTCACATCcaggcaactttgagaaaaaaaaacactttgtaTGGAAGTAGTGCCTGgtcatcactagttaccacaaccCACGCCCAGTTATACAACTGGTCTTTTTAAATGTGATTTTAACCCTAACCTAGCAAACACTAACTTTATGCATAACCCTAAATTAATAAAAATACGTTATAGGCGTTTGACTCTGTAGCTGTGTAACTCGTGGAAACACgcatatctgccctctcattgcctataatggtcccacctgatcttgcaTCTTCCTGATTGCCTTCCAGCTACATTTCAAATTCAACAGCCCTCGGCTCTAAACCCTCAGCCCTTGAATGACGTTTTACATCCGAGTGTACCTTAAAAATGTCCATTGCCCAAGCGAGGGAGAGTGATTATGGGAGAGGCAACGTCCTTGGTGGAAATCTTGAAGTTTAACTTAAAAACAACCAACCTAAAGCGATTAATGAACCTAGTAAGCTAACGTGCACTCCTGTccggtagctagctacagttaccCATAGTTTGGTCATTTATTCCAATACATTTCTGAATTGCACTCATCACTACGAAACTGAGCCAATTTTCCAAAGCTAAAATCAATAGATTTTTTTAGACAGCTCGATTCATATTCCTGAGATGCTGAAAGTGCAGGTTGTTGATTAAATTTGACACTTCGCGGCCACCAGAGTTTGACATGTGACTAGAGTTTGCATTGAATTGTGGGTCATATCATCCCCGCAAGCGACCAAAGTTGTTCACTCGCTCCTTCAAGCAAAATCGAGGGCCAATTTAAGGGAATTAGACCTCCCTTAAAATGGCAATCAAACTGCATCCGGTTTCGACGGGGATACCACGAGGGAAAAACAACGTGTTTTAAACTGCAGCCATTTATTTTCTTTGTTAGAACGGCCACTTGAATATCTGGTCAAATAATGGCTCATGTGTAAGAAACCAGTGAAGGAATGTGAACATGTGCACACTGGGCGGAAGGAGAGAATTAGGTCATAGTCACAGATTCCTAAACATGATTGTATGAATtgtcttaattttgctggaccccaggaagagtatccataataaatacaaattatatagttgtaggctatttaaaaaaagatataataactaggcaagtcagttgagaacaaattcttatttccaattaCTGACCAtcaacagtgggtcaactgccttgttcaggaacaGAACGACATATGTTTATCTGGTCAGCTCGGTgattcggttactgacccaacgctctaaccactaggctacctgccgctccaaaCAGAACACAGCAATGTAGAGGTTCAAATATGATGAAAACTAGGCCTAGACATTTTATACAACACAGCGGGAATATAATGTTAAAACCAGACTTACCCGATCCATTGTGGAAGCTACTGTTCCTTTGTATGATATGAAATGTTTTCAGCTACAACAGTACAGTTAAAGCTGCTTTGCTCTAATCTTGTTCTTCTTTAAGGTTTTATGGCAGACTACACCTATTGCCGTattgctgccacctactgtacggCGAGTGAATGAATAATAAAAATGTCAATCCAAATGATTTCTTTCGTCGGTAAAGAATGAATGTAATACGTCTCTCCATAATAGTGTCAAATCTAAATGCAGATTTTCcattataaatctactgatgtcttgccaaaAATTCTTTACATTAATACCATTCAAAGATGCAAAACTGTTGCAAAAGGTACAATTTGAATGTATCGATTTTTAAATCTTCATTTAGTGGTTGGCAGGGTAATATTAATGAATTATTTTATAATAACCTTCCTTAATTGTGTTAGAAAGTACGTATGTATGAgacaacagatattatcaataaaacGATTCCAATAAGGAATTACATAAGGTGTATAGAGAGATACAAAATCCTGTTGATACAAGGCAAGTATcactctgttgttgaatggactaaaacaaacaaaaacaaatcttTACTACTATTGAGTCAACAGGGGTAATCGAAGCTAGGTTCTGAGGGTCTTAACATGTTCCTgaataatggggcggcaggtagcctagtggttaaagcattggactagtaaccggaaggttgcgagattgttgttctgcccctgaacaaagccgTTTTTAAcccgctgtcattgaaaataagaatttgttctaaactgacttgcctagttaaataagtaaatacaaaataaagcaacacttgaggGAATGGAGACTAAAATAATTGTAAACTCTTTAGGCCTTACAGGAatcttgtaaagtgataagaatgaGTCATAATGAAGTAAAAGACTCTGCATTTACAGGTTgtctcaccaataggatattatttctgAACCAATATTTTAAAAACAAAGATTTATTGTTATTCAATATGTGCTGATTATTCCAGATATAATATATGTGTGGAGAGAAGTGATGCTTCTAAATGAAGGATCATGACTAGAAAACCTGCTGATGAAAAGCagagtttcactggaactttgtcaatagcaaaccaacatgaagttaaggccaccaaagTAGAAAAGGCATGATGAGGAATGcagtttctactccgctagccagcacctcgtcttaataggtgtgcgtttatTTTTCTTCTAGATCGTTCTGTTACCCAGTAAACAGCACCCTACCGATAAAAAAAGCTCTTAAACGATGCCGAATGATAATTATTTTCCTGACACTGGTCATAGACCCATACAAGATTACTTTGAATATAGCCAAAGGGAGCGTGATAATATCATTATTTCGGAGTCCCTTTTTGACATGCCGGGAGGTAATTCTGACCTCTCGAAAGAACTGTTACATTTATCTAAGCGCCAGACGAGAACGCATCTACATATAGTCACTCTTAGTGATTATGTGCGTCGAGGCATTATTCCACGGGGACTCAGGTGGCAAAAATAACCATCATTGGGACAGCGCACAGATGATTACTGTGAACGCTGGTGTGCCATCCTGAATAAATGCTCTATTGATTTAATGACATTAATTGTTGACCTGTTAAAAAGGGATTTTATTGAAATGGAGTACACGATTAAAGACAAACGCACAGCTCTACAAACAGCTGTTAATGATGATGGCATATTCAATGAATTGATGAAAACTAACCAAGCGCTCCAGGACAAGTTGTCTACAGAAATAAAGGAACTTAAAATCAAGAAATTCAACCAAGACAAAAAAGACAAGGCCGATGGTAAAGTCTACTTCTGGAGAAACCCTGACAAAAGAggtcctgctccccctctccatGACAGACGCAGGAGGGACGCCGCTTACTTCTATCCACCCTTGTCTGATCAACGCTCTACAACCAGCGCCTCATCGGCTTCCAGCGGTAGTTTTTTATTCAACGAGAGACTGGACGGACCGAAGGGCGGAGGAGGCCGCAGGCACGCGCATCGACGAGATGTCGCACCCGACGGGGTAAGAAGAAACGAATATCAGAGGCAGAGGAGACCGTTCACACGGTCCCAGAACCCACGGGACTGAGTGTCTTTAATTTATCAAGCAAGATATTGAGCCCTGCCCATGTCTCTTTGCTTAATAAAGGGTTATCTTTTGTGCCTACAACTCAGTGCAACGATTTTGATGTTAAGGTAGACATGTTTAAGTTTTTCAGAAACATCCGTTTAAGGGAATACTTTAGCTCCCCTAATTCGTACACTTCTATTGAACCAGTAGGTTGCTCTCCTGCACATACTCCGACTCCCTAGAAGCAAGAGTTATTTTATACCTCCAGCCAATCGCAATCACTCTATCGAGACATATTGCAGACTTGTGGAAAATGATGTTGGACTTCTCCTTAAGAATAAACAGGGGTCCAAATCTTTCCATAATTTACCCAAGAATGAAAAACAAGTTTTGCTTGATTTACAATCTGATACGTCAGACCTTATTCGTCCTGCTGATAAGGGTGGGTCGGTTGTAGTCATGGATAGGACAGCTTATGTACATGAGTGTCATAGACAGCTGCTTGACAACACCTTTTAGAAGAAACTCAGAAATGACCCCACTTCCCAATTTCAGAATACTATCTTTACTGTCCTAGAGGGGTATTTAAGTTCTGGTCAGATAACcaaaaaataacatgtttttttGGCTATTCAACACCCTAAAATTGCCACTTTCTATACTTTGCCGAAATTACACAAGAATGTTACACAACCTCCAGGGcgccctattgtagcgggcattgatgcagtaacggccgCTCTATCTACTTTTGTTGACTTTTTTATTAGACCACTCGCAGAACAGCTACcatcctttgtaaaggacaccagcagtatgatctctatCATTGAATCTCTTGATCCGCTCCCTGAGAATACCTTGttagttacttttgatgttgagtcaTTATACACTAATATTCCACACGAGGGCGGTATTGAagctatggaacattttcttctgcaacgtGACCCTAACGTACTCCCGCATAACTATTTCATGTTTCTAAATGATTTCTTTATTCAGACTAAAGGGactgctatgggatcccccatggctcctaactatgctaatttgtatgtgggttacatggagaaaaagtatattttcaatcctctcaaaaatgttttcttgcctcacatcattatttggaaacggtatattgatgatatttttgctctatggaggggtgatgtaaaacagctccaggcgttccatgcttttcttaactcctgttctgagcatctgagatttactatgcaatctgaAACACGTCTAATCAGttttcttgatcttctgatcttgtgtgaagataatgttctatacactgatctttacaggaaacctactgatcgtaacagtttgtcgagggctgatagttgtcacccacttcccttaaaaaatagtttgccctaacagccaattctgtcgaatcaaaagaaTTCGCAAAAAACAGTCagatttcgacagaaatatggctgagacgcaaagaaagttcaaggagaggggctacaagaatgatcagattaatattgccattgagaaaattcaaaacaaaacgagacatgacctttttcaaggtcagtctcgcaaaaagacacagtcttgcgttctaactacccgctattcaaagtgctctgaacaaattaagggaattgttcacaaacattggcacattctaaaatccgatgatagtctcgataatgtgttttcggaccttcccttggtcgtattctcgcggggcagaaatctcagag
This genomic stretch from Oncorhynchus clarkii lewisi isolate Uvic-CL-2024 chromosome 13, UVic_Ocla_1.0, whole genome shotgun sequence harbors:
- the LOC139424392 gene encoding zinc finger protein 135-like encodes the protein MDIFKESPGQPPLRTLLLVLVDCRKTPGQSGTERGEEEHGDVISLRDIPNRCSLRGRGLSSGEPQQHHDTDKKKNSLFRSKHRHRGIGKKPHHCCSDCGKSFAKQDLTIHEQIHTGEKPFHCSRCGKSFTASKTLKSHQRIHTGERPSPYFDCEKCFKQSGSQTTQKHTGQPYSCDQCGKRFNQSGGLTRHQRIHTGEKPYSCDQCGKSFNHSGTLSEHQRIHTGEMPYSCDQCGKSFNHSGNLTKHQRIHTGEKPYSCNQCGKSFNQSVELTRHQRIHTGEKPYSCDQCGKSFNESGNLTKHQRIHTGEKPYSCDQCGKSFSRSGDLTEHQRIHTGEKPYSCDQCGKSFIQSGHLTEHQRIHTGEKPYSCDQCGKSFIQSGHLTKHQRIHTGEKPYSCDQCGKSFALDFTLTTHQRIHTGEKPYSCLCGKSFAHSGSLKKHQDAQICCFFISLLSGTSFRSLNEVSIENIL